A DNA window from Helicobacter sp. 11S03491-1 contains the following coding sequences:
- a CDS encoding 4Fe-4S binding protein → MSNMVAPKDIPVWVNENRCKGCDICVSLCPAGVLGMKLDANKVLGKIVKVSHPESCIGCCDCELHCPDFAIYVADRKEFKFAKVSQEAQERAQKVKANSFMLLD, encoded by the coding sequence ATGTCCAATATGGTCGCCCCTAAAGACATACCTGTCTGGGTAAATGAGAATCGTTGTAAGGGTTGTGATATTTGTGTATCTTTATGCCCTGCGGGAGTTTTGGGTATGAAATTAGATGCCAATAAAGTGCTTGGTAAAATCGTCAAAGTATCTCATCCTGAAAGTTGTATTGGTTGCTGTGATTGCGAGTTGCATTGCCCGGATTTTGCTATTTATGTAGCCGATAGAAAAGAATTCAAATTTGCAAAAGTATCTCAAGAAGCACAAGAAAGGGCTCAAAAAGTTAAAGCAAATAGCTTTATGTTGTTGGATTAA